A single genomic interval of Spirosoma linguale DSM 74 harbors:
- a CDS encoding ABC transporter related protein (PFAM: ABC transporter related~SMART: AAA ATPase~KEGG: mpt:Mpe_A0826 putative ATP-binding ABC transporter protein), which produces MLKVDSLTVHKGEIDILSEVSFEINPSETVCMLGRNGAGKTTLLRAILGAEPIVSGQAIVQGYDMHRPERQHVLTDVGAAIYPNSFYSYLSALENLWITQRYYGVTRFSVDEMLHRFELYDVRQRPASQLSAGMKQRLLLALAFINKPTLLLLDEPFNAVDRDNTRFILQLLAELQREYQTTVLLTSHSLPDVETLYSRILLLKAGRLVADRTKIDLTNSGISLTDFYDTIA; this is translated from the coding sequence ATGCTTAAAGTTGATTCACTAACGGTCCATAAAGGAGAGATTGACATTTTATCGGAGGTAAGTTTTGAGATCAACCCAAGCGAAACTGTCTGTATGCTAGGTCGTAACGGGGCTGGCAAGACTACATTGTTGCGGGCCATTCTGGGAGCCGAGCCTATAGTATCAGGTCAAGCGATAGTGCAAGGTTATGATATGCACCGGCCCGAACGCCAACATGTTTTAACTGATGTTGGGGCTGCTATTTACCCTAATTCGTTTTACAGTTATCTGTCAGCCCTTGAGAATCTTTGGATTACGCAACGGTATTACGGCGTAACCCGTTTTTCGGTGGACGAAATGTTGCATCGCTTCGAGTTGTATGACGTTCGCCAACGACCCGCCAGTCAACTTTCGGCGGGTATGAAACAACGCTTGCTACTAGCTTTGGCGTTTATTAACAAGCCTACACTCTTATTGCTCGATGAACCGTTTAATGCCGTTGACCGCGACAACACACGCTTTATTTTACAGCTACTTGCCGAGTTACAACGCGAATATCAAACAACCGTCTTACTGACCAGCCATTCATTGCCCGATGTAGAAACGCTTTATAGCAGAATACTTTTGCTTAAAGCAGGCCGATTGGTAGCCGACCGGACAAAAATCGATTTAACAAACAGTGGAATTTCTTTAACCGACTTCTACGATACTATTGCCTGA
- a CDS encoding putative phage repressor (PFAM: Peptidase S24, S26A and S26B, conserved region~SMART: helix-turn-helix domain protein~KEGG: sbn:Sbal195_2020 putative phage repressor), translated as MAENCLKKIASPVTIQDRLKQVFDALGITIYQIAKELGENPSKFYNILNGRAKPSYDTIMSLLACYPQISADYLIRGILPILNSPQANARLLSADDDTIEVPFIPVKFYATFVESFAEGIHATDVDSFRVRKPIVKGHKNSVVLEISGNSMSPQLAHGAKVLAIPVSENNWEYQSGGVYAVMYRDYFVVKRIRDNELLTKKYLTLHSDNPNGGNVTVPLQDIRGLWKIVAIVEAPVE; from the coding sequence ATGGCTGAGAATTGTTTAAAAAAAATAGCATCCCCCGTGACAATCCAGGACAGACTGAAGCAAGTTTTTGATGCCCTTGGCATAACTATCTATCAGATAGCGAAGGAGTTAGGTGAAAACCCATCGAAGTTTTACAATATCTTGAATGGTAGGGCAAAGCCCTCATATGACACAATTATGAGTCTGCTGGCCTGCTATCCGCAAATCAGTGCCGACTACCTGATTCGGGGTATACTGCCAATCTTAAATTCACCACAAGCAAACGCCCGGCTTCTTTCTGCCGATGACGACACCATTGAGGTTCCGTTCATACCGGTAAAGTTTTACGCCACCTTCGTGGAGAGTTTCGCCGAGGGCATTCATGCAACCGATGTAGACTCCTTTCGGGTGCGGAAGCCTATTGTAAAGGGGCATAAGAACTCGGTTGTGCTGGAGATTTCGGGGAACAGCATGAGTCCGCAGCTGGCGCATGGTGCTAAAGTGCTGGCGATTCCCGTCAGCGAAAACAACTGGGAGTACCAGTCGGGGGGTGTTTATGCGGTCATGTACCGGGATTATTTTGTGGTGAAGCGTATCCGCGACAACGAGCTGCTAACCAAAAAATACCTGACCCTCCACTCCGACAACCCCAACGGCGGCAACGTAACGGTGCCCTTGCAGGACATTCGGGGCCTTTGGAAGATCGTAGCGATTGTAGAAGCGCCGGTGGAGTAA
- a CDS encoding Pirin domain protein (PFAM: Pirin domain protein~KEGG: pfl:PFL_4073 pirin family protein), translating into MSTQRTISTIRTATPNSVGDGFIGLNAFHPQGSRPFNPFLLLDHHGPMQVQPSERPKGVDQHPHRGFETVTIVYEGALEHRDSAGNKGKLFSGDVQWMTAASGIIHEEKHEREFSRQGGRLDFVQLWVNLPAKDKMSPPRYQDIASSRIATATLPGGGAFRVIAGDVAGLHGPANTFSPIVVADLALTSGQSETLVIPASYNLMVYVLSGEATLNDASLTRGQIALTNPDGDTITVSTATGAKVLILAGEPIQEPLAVYGPFVMNTREEIMAAFDDFQNGRMGSLN; encoded by the coding sequence ATGAGCACGCAACGTACAATTTCAACTATACGAACGGCCACCCCGAACAGCGTGGGGGACGGCTTTATTGGGTTAAATGCTTTCCATCCACAAGGGTCGCGTCCGTTCAATCCGTTTTTATTACTGGATCACCACGGTCCCATGCAGGTTCAGCCGTCGGAACGACCAAAAGGTGTCGATCAGCACCCGCACCGGGGCTTCGAAACTGTAACGATCGTGTATGAAGGGGCCCTCGAACACCGGGACTCCGCCGGTAATAAAGGCAAACTCTTCTCGGGCGATGTACAGTGGATGACGGCAGCTTCGGGGATTATCCACGAAGAGAAACACGAACGCGAGTTTTCGCGTCAGGGTGGCCGACTCGACTTTGTGCAATTGTGGGTCAATCTACCCGCCAAAGACAAAATGAGCCCACCGCGTTACCAGGACATTGCCTCCTCCCGAATTGCCACAGCCACCTTGCCCGGTGGTGGTGCATTCCGGGTAATTGCGGGCGATGTGGCTGGCTTACACGGTCCCGCCAATACATTTAGCCCGATTGTCGTCGCCGATTTAGCCCTGACCAGTGGTCAATCCGAAACGCTTGTTATACCGGCTAGCTATAACCTGATGGTGTATGTATTAAGTGGAGAGGCAACCCTTAATGACGCCAGCCTGACCCGGGGTCAGATAGCCCTTACAAACCCCGACGGCGACACGATTACGGTATCGACCGCAACGGGTGCCAAAGTTCTTATACTAGCCGGAGAGCCGATCCAGGAACCGCTGGCCGTGTACGGGCCTTTTGTCATGAACACCCGTGAGGAGATCATGGCCGCTTTTGACGATTTTCAGAACGGGCGGATGGGGTCGTTAAATTAA
- a CDS encoding DNA-directed DNA polymerase (PFAM: UMUC domain protein DNA-repair protein~KEGG: gsu:GSU0043 ImpB/MucB/SamB family protein), with the protein MNRNRLFTQRQPTVLFVDMNSFFASCEQQDNYWLRGRPVGVCVYTGRNGCVIAPSVEAKLRGVKTGMRLDQAIVLCPELVPIETHPGRYREYHVKIIDVLRTFSDDVVPKSIDEAVVDLTNYQLVYKDMSQTAVAIKQAIRQKVGDWLRCSIGIAPNVFLAKLASNVQKPDGLTIITPETIDSVLQTMTLTDLPGIGHRMAARLEAGGVRTPLELRYATPDHLRAVCKSIIGWHWHIRLNFGGEVDLDTNPDNKSMSAMRTISQEQRSTPERLDELLQSLCLTLERRMVQRGVFCQDMSFSCRYHNGKTYNYEARFNEPKQDGLELYGIIRERLEKFQLAHRCEPVLNEHLRSMCVAVFRFIPAEVVPLSLFGNEDRKGKFRQTLYDLKAKFGTDKLIRATELRDNPVYKDVIGFGNIKDL; encoded by the coding sequence ATGAATCGCAACCGGCTTTTTACGCAAAGGCAACCCACCGTTCTCTTTGTGGATATGAACAGTTTCTTCGCTTCCTGCGAACAGCAGGATAACTATTGGCTGCGGGGAAGGCCGGTTGGTGTTTGTGTATATACCGGACGGAACGGCTGCGTGATTGCCCCATCGGTCGAAGCCAAGTTACGGGGCGTAAAGACCGGTATGCGCCTGGACCAGGCAATCGTACTCTGTCCGGAGTTGGTGCCTATAGAAACACACCCCGGTCGGTATCGCGAGTACCACGTGAAGATCATTGATGTGTTGCGGACCTTTTCCGATGATGTTGTGCCGAAAAGCATTGACGAAGCCGTGGTCGACCTGACAAACTACCAGCTAGTGTACAAAGACATGTCACAAACGGCCGTGGCAATTAAACAGGCCATCCGCCAGAAGGTGGGCGACTGGCTGCGCTGTTCCATTGGTATTGCTCCGAACGTTTTTCTGGCCAAGCTAGCCTCCAACGTGCAGAAGCCGGATGGCCTGACCATTATTACCCCCGAAACGATTGACAGCGTGTTGCAAACCATGACACTTACCGATCTGCCCGGTATTGGTCACCGCATGGCCGCCCGACTGGAAGCGGGTGGGGTTCGTACACCGCTTGAACTCCGCTATGCTACCCCCGATCACCTCCGGGCGGTTTGTAAGAGCATTATTGGCTGGCACTGGCACATCCGGCTCAACTTTGGGGGCGAAGTGGATCTGGACACTAATCCAGATAATAAGAGTATGTCGGCGATGCGGACCATTTCGCAGGAGCAGCGAAGCACGCCCGAACGCCTGGATGAACTCCTGCAATCGCTCTGCCTGACGCTCGAACGACGGATGGTACAGCGAGGAGTCTTTTGTCAGGACATGTCGTTCTCCTGCCGGTACCACAATGGCAAAACCTATAATTACGAAGCCCGATTCAACGAGCCGAAGCAGGATGGATTGGAGCTATACGGCATTATCCGTGAGCGTCTGGAAAAATTCCAGTTGGCTCACCGCTGCGAACCGGTACTGAATGAACACCTGCGTAGTATGTGCGTAGCTGTATTTCGCTTCATTCCGGCCGAAGTAGTTCCGCTAAGTCTGTTCGGAAATGAGGACCGCAAGGGGAAATTTCGCCAGACACTCTACGACCTCAAGGCAAAATTTGGTACTGATAAGCTGATCCGGGCTACCGAGCTGCGGGACAACCCGGTTTATAAAGACGTTATCGGCTTCGGGAATATTAAAGATTTGTGA
- a CDS encoding hypothetical protein (KEGG: pap:PSPA7_1729 hypothetical protein), which produces MFPILQNEWLKLRRHLQLLWAGALAFAMSGFMIQRFCETSLRVYTFWADRHPSRTFAFFFYDQVNFTLSFLQFLLACLATVAVFDTETYESLLRTTRLLPVSGWKILLAKFLFSMGFLLVSSCIMSGLLLVLQQPFLSYMSPHERLGIVELGWHYSLRSLLMLPVVLLAALITTRFFGKPLAVLALSMVAVLALMAIPTLPYSHLFRFSAVNASRFDLIDMLVSVGWTATLARLLYKRFKA; this is translated from the coding sequence ATGTTTCCAATACTGCAAAACGAATGGCTCAAGCTTCGTCGGCATTTACAGCTACTTTGGGCTGGCGCACTTGCTTTCGCAATGAGTGGTTTTATGATTCAACGATTTTGCGAGACGTCTTTGCGAGTCTATACATTTTGGGCTGACCGTCATCCGAGCCGCACATTCGCGTTTTTCTTTTATGATCAGGTTAACTTCACATTATCATTCCTACAATTTTTATTGGCTTGCCTGGCTACAGTTGCTGTCTTTGACACAGAAACGTATGAATCATTACTTCGAACTACACGATTGTTGCCCGTATCGGGCTGGAAAATTCTGCTTGCCAAGTTTTTATTCAGCATGGGCTTTCTACTGGTGAGTAGCTGTATTATGTCTGGGCTATTATTAGTGTTACAACAGCCTTTCTTATCGTATATGAGTCCACACGAACGCCTAGGAATTGTAGAATTAGGCTGGCATTATAGTCTAAGGTCATTACTTATGTTGCCCGTTGTGTTGTTGGCCGCACTCATTACCACCCGTTTTTTCGGTAAGCCTTTGGCGGTATTGGCTCTGAGTATGGTAGCAGTATTGGCATTGATGGCAATACCCACACTGCCCTATTCACACTTATTCCGGTTCTCGGCTGTCAACGCTAGCCGTTTTGATTTAATTGATATGTTGGTTTCGGTGGGCTGGACAGCAACTTTGGCCAGGTTGTTATATAAACGATTTAAGGCATGA
- a CDS encoding hypothetical protein (KEGG: hypothetical protein): MENNPQKSRTNGALLAALIIMTGLAGVSSYLYFDQKKVSENQEVTISERVEELSTTRVKLDSISTALDAKIAEVQKLGGDVTELEKMKVQLEQDKAALRKGNRISLAKYEAKIKQYEAFLVEKDTLIANLQRENVTLASNVKVLDEENTGLKTERQRLADSVTTVVSQNQELSTKVTRAAALKAQNVKVFAVNAKGKVKDDDSYKAKRLDKIKLVYTLLDNPLTKEEPKDVFVRVLDPTGAVVSDMANGSGTFTVDGNETIYTTKQTVNYTNNGQNVELMYTRGIPYKPGKYTVELYSEGFRIGSGEFAVR, encoded by the coding sequence ATGGAAAATAATCCGCAAAAGTCAAGAACTAACGGCGCATTGCTGGCTGCCCTCATTATTATGACGGGTCTGGCTGGTGTATCCAGTTATTTGTACTTCGATCAGAAAAAAGTTTCTGAGAACCAGGAAGTGACAATTTCGGAGCGTGTAGAAGAATTGTCAACGACACGGGTTAAACTGGACTCTATTTCGACAGCGCTGGATGCTAAAATTGCTGAAGTACAGAAGTTAGGTGGCGACGTTACGGAGCTGGAAAAAATGAAAGTGCAACTGGAGCAGGACAAAGCTGCGTTGCGGAAAGGTAACCGAATTTCACTGGCTAAATACGAAGCTAAAATTAAGCAGTACGAGGCCTTTCTGGTTGAAAAGGACACGCTCATCGCTAATCTTCAGCGCGAAAACGTAACCCTGGCGTCGAACGTTAAAGTACTTGATGAGGAAAATACGGGCCTGAAAACAGAACGCCAGCGTTTGGCAGATTCTGTTACAACGGTAGTTTCTCAAAATCAGGAGCTGTCTACGAAAGTTACCCGCGCTGCTGCGCTGAAAGCACAAAACGTGAAAGTGTTCGCCGTGAACGCCAAAGGAAAGGTGAAAGACGACGACTCGTATAAAGCCAAGCGGCTGGATAAAATTAAGCTGGTTTATACCTTGCTGGATAATCCGCTGACGAAAGAAGAGCCTAAAGATGTGTTTGTTCGGGTACTGGACCCAACCGGTGCCGTTGTATCGGACATGGCCAACGGTTCAGGAACGTTTACGGTAGATGGCAATGAAACCATCTATACGACCAAGCAAACGGTTAACTACACAAACAACGGGCAAAACGTTGAACTGATGTACACACGGGGAATTCCTTACAAACCCGGTAAGTACACGGTTGAACTCTATTCGGAAGGATTCCGGATCGGTTCGGGTGAGTTTGCCGTTCGTTAA
- a CDS encoding hypothetical protein (KEGG: mca:MCA1562 ABC transporter, permease protein), whose product MNDWSIHFRNEWVKLTRNPQVVWILMISGWTLVGLAWILREGTVNSNHQHVYDDSFFAFFSIIQLISLPIISLTFFTIIYTERQNQTASWLYRLPVRAVQWHIVKFLTAWLLCVLTLFTGLTLAGFIMYWSIADVITGLTMSQFFGQLMAISVHLLLLTIPMWLTYFALSFFIRTPTIAVLVLLVLQVLTAFGNAFPNPLATLRLAIAHASAKGHIWYQPERIQLQYLTAGVYILLVTLAIWLYSRWRSNGLIHNLIN is encoded by the coding sequence ATGAACGATTGGAGCATTCATTTTCGGAATGAATGGGTAAAGCTAACCCGAAACCCACAAGTAGTTTGGATACTAATGATTAGCGGCTGGACACTTGTAGGTTTAGCATGGATTCTTAGAGAAGGGACAGTAAACAGTAATCATCAGCATGTCTATGACGATTCCTTTTTCGCTTTTTTCAGTATTATCCAGCTCATTTCACTACCCATTATCTCGCTTACTTTCTTTACTATCATCTACACAGAACGGCAAAATCAGACGGCCTCGTGGTTGTATCGTTTGCCTGTTCGGGCGGTTCAGTGGCACATAGTTAAATTTTTGACGGCTTGGCTACTTTGTGTCCTGACATTGTTTACTGGCTTAACATTGGCTGGTTTTATTATGTATTGGTCTATAGCAGATGTTATTACGGGTCTAACAATGAGTCAGTTTTTTGGGCAACTTATGGCCATTTCGGTTCATTTACTACTACTAACCATACCAATGTGGCTAACCTACTTCGCACTATCGTTCTTTATTCGAACACCTACCATTGCTGTGCTTGTTTTGTTAGTGTTGCAAGTCCTAACGGCTTTTGGTAATGCTTTTCCAAACCCACTGGCAACATTACGGCTGGCTATCGCTCATGCTTCGGCAAAAGGGCATATTTGGTACCAGCCAGAGCGTATTCAATTGCAATACCTTACTGCCGGAGTGTACATACTATTGGTTACTTTAGCTATATGGCTATATAGCCGTTGGAGATCTAACGGCCTCATTCATAATTTAATAAACTAA
- a CDS encoding ISPpu9, transposase (KEGG: ara:Arad_9953 ISPpu9, transposase) gives MKEQLNYQQMPVIHQQVAGIDIGSKFHVVAVGDNPKTDVKEFGVSTKALFEIALFLKENDVQHVAMEATGGYEKPLVSVLQQEGFDVLVTAGANTKNYRRFKSDVSDAIHIRTLHQLGLLPPIFITDEFATTIRPLVRMRQSLIEDGADYIRRIQKTLRLINVRLDATLTDSTSVSGLAIIKAICEGEEDGAILAALVDKHCKKTPAELTQLLTGNWTPSIRLQVQSSYRLYQAVQAEMTRLDAELDRLFTEHTQHLPRAEATKKKPRKHRNAPKVAVEQYARQMLGVNLHEIPGFGRTAILTLMSEVGESIHRFNSAKAFAKWLGFTPNNKASGGKLLSRKTLKNKSNLPNTFRQVANSIGNMKDSNPLVNFFRRVAFKSSRKKAITATARKLAVLVYTMLKRGEAYQPEKLERDQEQVKVMQIRKIKKNLHKFGISIQDLGWTVDFQTA, from the coding sequence ATGAAAGAACAGCTTAACTATCAGCAAATGCCTGTCATTCATCAGCAGGTGGCAGGCATTGACATTGGCTCCAAGTTTCACGTCGTAGCCGTGGGAGACAATCCCAAAACCGACGTCAAAGAGTTTGGCGTTTCCACTAAAGCCCTTTTTGAGATCGCGCTTTTTCTCAAAGAGAATGACGTTCAGCACGTTGCTATGGAAGCCACCGGAGGCTACGAAAAACCACTGGTGAGCGTCCTCCAACAGGAAGGCTTTGACGTGTTAGTTACAGCTGGAGCCAACACCAAAAACTACCGACGCTTCAAGTCAGACGTGTCAGATGCCATCCATATCCGAACCCTGCATCAGTTAGGTTTACTACCCCCTATTTTCATCACCGATGAGTTTGCTACCACCATTCGGCCACTGGTGCGGATGCGCCAAAGCCTCATTGAAGATGGGGCTGACTACATCCGGCGCATCCAAAAGACGCTTCGGCTGATCAATGTGCGCTTAGATGCCACCTTGACCGATTCCACTTCCGTGTCGGGCTTGGCGATCATCAAGGCAATTTGTGAGGGCGAAGAGGACGGGGCAATTCTGGCGGCCCTGGTTGATAAACATTGTAAGAAGACACCTGCCGAACTTACCCAATTGCTAACGGGAAATTGGACACCTAGTATACGACTACAAGTGCAGTCGTCCTACCGGCTTTATCAGGCCGTTCAGGCTGAAATGACCCGGTTGGATGCCGAGTTAGACCGACTCTTCACAGAGCATACTCAACATTTGCCTAGAGCCGAAGCGACTAAAAAGAAGCCTCGTAAGCACAGGAATGCACCTAAAGTAGCGGTGGAACAGTATGCTCGGCAGATGTTAGGGGTCAATTTGCATGAGATACCAGGCTTTGGTCGCACGGCCATCCTAACATTGATGAGTGAAGTAGGCGAAAGTATCCACCGTTTTAACTCAGCAAAAGCGTTTGCCAAGTGGTTGGGTTTTACTCCCAATAATAAAGCATCTGGGGGTAAACTACTGTCGCGCAAGACTTTGAAGAACAAATCGAATCTGCCCAATACGTTCCGTCAGGTGGCTAATTCGATTGGTAACATGAAGGACTCCAATCCGTTGGTGAACTTCTTTCGGCGGGTAGCCTTCAAATCCAGCCGCAAAAAAGCCATCACGGCCACAGCAAGAAAGTTAGCCGTGCTGGTCTATACGATGTTGAAAAGAGGGGAAGCTTACCAACCCGAAAAGCTGGAACGGGATCAGGAACAAGTAAAGGTGATGCAGATCCGCAAAATCAAGAAAAATCTGCATAAGTTTGGTATCTCGATTCAAGATTTGGGCTGGACGGTGGACTTTCAGACTGCTTGA
- a CDS encoding 5'-nucleotidase (PFAM: 5-nucleotidase~KEGG: dps:DP1354 5'-nucleotidase), with product MALDLSETLVIGVSSRSLFNLEKENKIFDEQGISGYRKFQQEHENDPLDKGTAFHLVQRLLHLNDDAKKRIVEVVIMSRNSPETGVRIMNSVRDYGLDITRMAFSGGKPLSPYIDAFDIDLFLSKDLKDVQAVIDSKQSAAAYIYEPPTDFNPTDNSVRIAFDADAVLFSDESEHRYKTEGMAAFHKYESEHEDEPLGEGPFANLLIKLSKIQEHLPTTIELSPLRLAIVTARNAPSHMRVIKTLRNWGVYVDEAYFLGGLSKDKVLKAFGAHIFFDDQEVHLTDSSKVVPSGRVPYASDSPLLSVKNGETREIVLELPNDQEVMVNVKLAAENNASSEN from the coding sequence ATGGCATTAGACCTTTCAGAGACATTGGTTATTGGTGTTTCCAGTCGTTCACTCTTCAACCTCGAAAAAGAGAATAAAATCTTCGACGAACAAGGCATTTCTGGATACAGGAAATTTCAGCAGGAACATGAAAATGATCCGCTTGATAAAGGAACGGCTTTCCACCTTGTGCAAAGATTACTGCATCTCAATGACGACGCTAAAAAGCGCATTGTTGAAGTTGTAATCATGTCTAGGAACAGTCCTGAGACTGGTGTTCGTATTATGAATTCAGTTCGTGATTATGGACTGGATATAACGCGAATGGCTTTCAGTGGAGGAAAGCCCCTGTCTCCTTACATTGACGCTTTTGATATTGATTTGTTCTTGAGCAAAGATTTAAAAGACGTTCAAGCAGTAATTGATTCTAAACAATCTGCTGCTGCGTACATCTACGAGCCACCAACAGACTTTAACCCAACAGACAACTCAGTTAGAATTGCCTTTGATGCAGACGCAGTACTTTTCTCTGACGAGTCGGAACACCGATATAAAACGGAGGGAATGGCTGCATTCCACAAGTATGAGAGTGAACATGAAGACGAGCCGTTGGGAGAAGGGCCTTTTGCAAATTTGTTGATCAAACTGTCTAAAATTCAGGAGCATCTGCCTACTACAATAGAATTATCACCATTAAGACTTGCAATCGTTACCGCAAGGAATGCACCATCACATATGCGAGTCATAAAAACTTTGAGAAATTGGGGAGTTTACGTTGACGAGGCCTATTTCTTAGGTGGCTTGTCAAAAGATAAAGTGCTTAAGGCTTTTGGAGCTCATATCTTCTTTGATGACCAAGAGGTACATCTGACTGACTCGTCAAAAGTCGTTCCTTCGGGTAGAGTTCCATATGCTTCTGACTCACCGTTATTGAGCGTAAAAAACGGAGAGACGCGGGAGATCGTGCTTGAACTCCCTAACGATCAAGAAGTTATGGTAAATGTTAAGTTAGCCGCAGAGAATAATGCATCTTCTGAAAACTGA
- a CDS encoding DNA-formamidopyrimidine glycosylase (PFAM: DNA glycosylase/AP lyase, H2TH DNA-binding; Formamidopyrimidine-DNA glycosylase catalytic domain protein~KEGG: predicted protein; K10563 formamidopyrimidine- DNA   glycosylase) yields the protein MPELPEVEIRRQYLETSSLYQPVSHIEVEDKKLLTTDLATLQQALIGRQFTGTRRVGKNLFIFTDAPDVIIHMHFGMTGDLEYYHASLDRPRFARIVFEFTSGFNLGFLCPRKFERVGLVTDVDAFLLRKKIGEDGLDISLETLSDRVRRKKAFIKPVLLDQSVVAGLGNWIVDEVLFQALIHPEQRADTLTNDQMASLHIAIRLVLETAIRYEATYRDFPIGFLIHVREWDDSPYDDVEAHKYCPRCKTRIERSVVGGRTTFFCPKEQCV from the coding sequence ATGCCAGAATTACCAGAGGTTGAAATCAGACGCCAATATCTCGAAACATCCTCTCTCTACCAGCCCGTTAGCCATATAGAGGTGGAAGACAAAAAACTTCTTACAACCGATCTGGCTACACTGCAACAGGCTCTTATCGGGCGGCAATTTACCGGTACCCGCCGGGTCGGTAAAAATCTGTTCATTTTTACCGATGCGCCCGATGTCATTATCCATATGCACTTTGGCATGACCGGCGATTTGGAATATTACCACGCATCTCTCGACCGGCCCCGCTTTGCCCGAATCGTGTTCGAATTTACGTCGGGTTTCAACCTTGGCTTTCTGTGCCCCCGAAAATTCGAACGCGTTGGCCTCGTTACAGACGTCGACGCCTTTCTGTTGCGCAAAAAGATTGGTGAGGATGGCCTCGACATTTCGCTGGAAACCCTAAGCGACCGCGTTCGCCGGAAAAAGGCCTTCATCAAACCTGTTCTGCTCGACCAGAGCGTAGTGGCCGGTTTGGGCAACTGGATTGTCGACGAGGTGTTGTTTCAGGCATTGATCCATCCTGAACAACGCGCCGACACCCTCACCAATGACCAGATGGCCAGCCTCCACATAGCTATTCGGCTGGTACTCGAAACGGCCATTCGCTACGAAGCCACGTATCGGGACTTTCCTATTGGTTTTTTGATCCACGTTCGTGAGTGGGATGATTCTCCTTATGATGATGTGGAAGCGCACAAGTACTGCCCCCGTTGCAAAACCCGTATTGAACGCTCGGTGGTGGGTGGCCGAACCACGTTCTTCTGCCCGAAAGAGCAATGTGTTTAG